Genomic window (Chrysiogenia bacterium):
CTGTGTGTGGAAATCCGATTTCGAAGCGCTGCAGGAAAAGCAGCGCAACACCTACGAAGAACTCCTCGACGCGCGCGATAAAAACAATGAATTGCAGGCCAGCAACGCCGCGCTGCAGGGAGATCTTGAGAAGACCAAGCTCGAACTGCAGAAGAAGATCGCCCGGCTCGAAGAGACACTGACCGAGCAGCAGCGCGAGAGCACCGACCGCCTCAAGAAGCTCAAGACCGATCTCGAAGAGGCCAAGCGCACCGGCAGCGAGCAGCTCGCCGCGCTCCAGAGCGAGTACGACGCGGCCAAAACAGAGGCCGCCGAGCAGATCGCCGAGACGGAGACCGAGCTGGCGGCTGCCCGCGAGGCCGCCGAGGCCGCGAAGAAAAAGGTGGAGGAGATCTCCGGCACCTACGAGCAGCTCGTCGGCAACCTCGAGAGCGAGATCAAGGACAAGTCGGTGCGCATCTCGCGTCTCAAAAACGAACTGAAGATCGACCTCGTAGACAAGATTCTCTTCGACTCGGGCAGCGCCACAGTGAACGCTCGCGGGCGCGCGGTGCTCAAGAAAGTGAGCGACGCCCTCAAGCAAATTCAGGATCGCCAGATCGTGGTGGAAGGGCATACCGACGACCGCCCGATCAAGGCAGGGCCGCTGGCGAAGATCTACCCCACCAACTGGGAGCTCTCGGCCGCGCGCGCGGTGGCGGTGGTGCGACTGCTCCAGGAATTCGGCGTGAAGCCCGGTCGCATGGCGGCCGCGGGCTACGGGCCTTACCAGCCGCTTGCCAGCAACAAGAGCGCCGAAGGGCGCAGCGCAAACCGCCGCATCGAGATCCTGCTGCAGCCCATCCGTATCCGCGAAGGCCTCAAGGAGTAGCGATGTCAACCTACAGCTCGCCCACCAAGCCGGGCGTCGAGAAGTATCTGGACGGGCTGCGTCCCAAGCCCGACGCGGTGCTCAAGAAGATGATTGCCCACGCGGAGAAGGACGACGTGCCAGTCGTCTCACCCGATGTGGGTGAGATGCTCTACCTGCTGACACGCGCGAACAAGCCCGCGCGCATTGTCGAGTGCGGCACCGCCATCGGCATGAGCGCGCTGCATTTCGCGCGGGGATTGAAGGATGCGAAGGTAAAGGGCGTCGTCGATACCTGCGACGTCTCTGAAGAGCGTCACGCCCAGGCCGCCGCCTACATGAAGCAGGCGGGGCTCTCGCGCTACGTGAACTTCC
Coding sequences:
- a CDS encoding OmpA family protein, whose translation is MNVRLIRSALILALLGSVLGGCVWKSDFEALQEKQRNTYEELLDARDKNNELQASNAALQGDLEKTKLELQKKIARLEETLTEQQRESTDRLKKLKTDLEEAKRTGSEQLAALQSEYDAAKTEAAEQIAETETELAAAREAAEAAKKKVEEISGTYEQLVGNLESEIKDKSVRISRLKNELKIDLVDKILFDSGSATVNARGRAVLKKVSDALKQIQDRQIVVEGHTDDRPIKAGPLAKIYPTNWELSAARAVAVVRLLQEFGVKPGRMAAAGYGPYQPLASNKSAEGRSANRRIEILLQPIRIREGLKE
- a CDS encoding O-methyltransferase; protein product: MSTYSSPTKPGVEKYLDGLRPKPDAVLKKMIAHAEKDDVPVVSPDVGEMLYLLTRANKPARIVECGTAIGMSALHFARGLKDAKVKGVVDTCDVSEERHAQAAAYMKQAGLSRYVNFRTVGALEYLRNNRAPIDVLFLDAVKEEYADYVRAALPKMKKGALIIADNTLWHGYVSGVRKPKGKFWQESTKALSAFNKFFVNHPKLYARIFPIGDGLGVGTVR